One window from the genome of Amaranthus tricolor cultivar Red isolate AtriRed21 chromosome 9, ASM2621246v1, whole genome shotgun sequence encodes:
- the LOC130824086 gene encoding protein STICHEL-like 3, with the protein MTRAVRNRILKDANGDISDHLRNHIHLTNCIHLKNHMHKHSPILNDRSLMRDLIVLQRSRSLRDPSASPPPWQFPVIADLLSKDGERLENGRRSVGEHSRDGGRLSRCSPPLEVVEVRGTKNQAAVGSEYSSKSVAQDVRRDRERESCRKSDMSGGVQGGLPYESGKEVSQGVSGNSDRRSRKSTATGKFSQEGNPLTLSEQLREVTMDSDDVVSSNKHVNARLSKSEKVMDEAEPSVRGPCSGLNRVKRRKFRRLKRAPGAIAPRDTKPQNDVSVASNSSVKGVVQQRYPMEEGEDEIGQHDVSKAPRNGCGIPFNWSRIHDRGKSFLDMAGRSLSCGLTDPRLKRSGQMPQGRDASNFHVASDQSSSYAKSEAEALPLLVDGSGSQSSDNAAWAHDYSGELGIFADSLLKNDIESVLASEARSDDQRKLRGGRRARHQNLTQKYMPKTFRDLVGQNLVAQALSNAIVRRKVGLLYVFYGPHGTGKTSSARIFARALNCQSPEHPKPCGYCGSCIAHDMGKNRTIKEVGPVSNFDFESIMDILESMMLSQQASQYRVFIFDDCDTLSHECWSAISKVIDRAPRRVVFILICSSLDVLPHIIISRCQKFFFPKLKDADIIYALQWIATKEGLDIDRDALKLIASRSDGSLRDGEMTLEQLSLLGQRISVTLVQELVGLISDEKLVDLLDFALSADTVNTVKSLREIMESGVEPLALMSQLATVITDVLAGTYNFTKERHRRKFFRRRPLSKEDMEKLRQALKTLSEAEKQLRMSNDKLTWLTAALLQLAPDQQYMLPSSSAEDTSFHHSPLPLNDSRAVIKKGGMGCVMISNNGSRLSTDGVEKHYKDSPSSIRDGSKLSGSRSQGARIASRDPSAYDDVMVNDKRGKGRTEIEDIWLEVLGNIKNSGIKEFMYREGKLISVSYGAAPTVQLMFSSSHTKFKAEKWRAYILQAFESVLGSPVTIEIRSESRKERFRGQTPLVLPLSEEGYGGSRNIISQQRDNSGTSEIIELENFSREQKFSDHVDIQSDKRNLRGTRFSETGTSSKRLESSSVPEKGRLGEQNQCRSLVRGKVSLAHVIQQTEGSAQRSAWTKRKAVSIAEKLEQENLRLEPRSRSLLCWKASRTTRRKLSRLKIRARRPHSLLKFVSCGKCVSSRSPRS; encoded by the exons ATGACTAGAGCGGTTCGTAATAGGATTCTTAAGGATGCCAATGGAGATATTAGTGATCATTTGCGCAACCACATACACTTGACAAATTGTATTCATTTGAAAAACCACATGCATAAGCATAGTCCTATATTAAATGATAGGTCCCTTATGAGGGACCTTATTGTGCTTCAAAGGTCTCGTTCTTTGCGGGATCCTTCTGCTAGTCCCCCACCGTGGCAGTTTCCTGTCATTGCTGATCTGCTTTCCAAAGATGGAGAAAGGCTTGAGAATGGCAGACGATCGGTAGGTGAGCATTCAAGGGATGGTGGACGGTTATCTCGTTGTTCACCACCTCTTGAAGTTGTTGAGGTTAGGGGTACTAAAAACCAAGCTGCAGTAGGTAGTGAGTACAGTAGCAAGAGCGTAGCACAGGATGTCAGGAGGGATAGGGAGAGAGAATCTTGCCGAAAGAGTGACATGTCTGGTGGTGTCCAAGGGGGTTTGCCGTACGAGAGCGGAAAAGAAGTGTCCCAAGGGGTTTCGGGTAATTCTGACAGAAGAAGCCGAAAGAGTACTGCAACGGGGAAATTCAGTCAAGAGGGTAACCCTTTAACTTTGTCTGAACAGTTGCGGGAAGTTACAATGGATAGTGATGATGTTGTGTCTTCTAATAAACATGTGAACGCGAGGCTCTCAAAATCTGAAAAGGTCATGGATGAGGCAGAACCTAGTGTTCGTGGTCCTTGTAGTGGTTTAAATAGGGTGAAAAGGCGCAAATTTCGGCGGTTGAAAAGAGCTCCTGGTGCTATTGCTCCTAGAGATACGAAGCCTCAAAATGATGTTTCTGTGGCTTCAAATTCATCAGTTAAGGGTGTGGTACAACAAAGGTATCCGATGGAAGAGGGAGAAGACGAAATTGGTCAGCATGATGTTTCGAAGGCTCCAAGAAATGGATGTGGGATACCTTTTAATTGGTCGAGGATTCATGATAGAGGTAAATCGTTTCTTGATATGGCTGGTCGAAGTTTGTCGTGTGGTTTGACCGACCCAAGGTTGAAAAGAAGCGGTCAAATGCCGCAAGGAAGAGACGCTTCTAATTTTCATGTGGCATCAGATCAGTCAAGCTCGTATGCCAAGTCTGAAGCGGAGGCGTTGCCGTTACTGGTTGATGGATCTGGATCACAGAGCTCAGATAATGCTGCTTGGGCCCATGATTACTCTGGGGAGCTAGGCATATTTGCGGACAGTCTTTTGAAGAATGATATTGAATCGGTTCTTGCTTCCGAAGCTAGGTCGGATGACCAACGGAAGTTAAGAGGTGGACGTCGTGCTAGACACCAGAACTTAACGCAGAAATACATGCCAAAGACATTCAGAGATTTGGTTGGCCAAAACTTGGTCGCGCAAGCTCTTTCGAATGCCATTGTCCGAAGGAAGGTGGGTTTGTTATATGTCTTTTACGGGCCTCATGGAACAGGGAAAACATCCTCCGCACGCATATTTGCTAGAGCTTTGAATTGTCAGTCACCGGAACACCCAAAACCCTGCGGCTATTGTGGTTCTTGCATTGCACATGATATGGGTAAAAATCGGACTATTAAAGAAGTTGGTCCGGTGAGTAACTTTGACTTCGAGAGCATTATGGATATACTCGAGAGTATGATGTTGTCTCAGCAGGCATCTCAGTATAGAGTATTTATCTTTGATGATTGTGATACGCTTTCCCACGAATGTTGGAGTGCAATATCCAAAGTCATTGATCGAGCACCTAGGCGTGTCGTTTTTATCCTCATATGTTCAAGTCTGGATGTTTTACCTCATATAATAATATCCCGGTGCCAGAAATTCTTCTTTCCCAAATTGAAAGATGCAGATATCATATATGCTCTTCAATGGATTGCAACTAAAGAAGGTCTAGACATTGATAGGGACGCGCTGAAGCTTATTGCATCAAGGTCAGATGGTTCTTTGAGAGACGGCGAGATGACGCTTGAGCAATTAAGTTTATTGGGGCAGCGAATCTCGGTCACACTGGTCCAGGAACTG GTTGGTTTGATATCGGATGAGAAGCTTGTAGATCTACTTGACTTTGCTTTGTCGGCAGACACCGTTAATACAGTCAAAAGTCTGAGGGAAATCATGGAAAGCGGTGTTGAGCCATTGGCTTTGATGTCTCAACTTGCTACTGTTATAACTGATGTACTAGCTGGTACATACAACTTCACTAAAGAAAGGCATAGAAGGAAATTCTTTCGACGACGACCAT TATCGAAAGAGGATATGGAGAAACTTCGCCAAGCATTAAAAACTCTGTCCGAAGCCGAGAAGCAGCTAAGAATGTCTAATGATAAACTGACTTGGCTGACGGCTGCTTTGCTTCAACTTGCTCCTGATCAGCAGTATATGTTGCCGAGTTCCTCTGCTGAAGATACTAGCTTTCATCACAGTCCATTGCCTCTGAATGATTCGAGGGCCGTGATTAAGAAAGGTGGAATGGGTTGTGTCATGATATCTAACAATGGGAGTCGTTTGTCTACAGACGGGGTGGAAAAGCACTATAAAGATAGTCCTAGCAGTATTCGAGATGGTAGCAAGTTATCGGGCAGCAGAAGTCAAGGTGCGAGAATTGCTTCTCGGGATCCTTCTGCATATGATGATGTTATGGTCAATGATAAGCGAGGTAAAGGTCGTACGGAAATTGAGGACATCTGGTTGGAGGTGCTTGGTAATATTAAAAACAGTGGCATAAAAGAGTTCATGTATCGGGAAGGGAAGTTGATCTCGGTCAGTTATGGTGCAG CTCCGACAGTGCAATTGATGTTCAGTTCATCTCATACAAAATTTAAGGCAGAGAAATGGAGAGCTTATATTCTGCAAGCATTTGAATCAGTACTCGGATCTCCTGTCACCATTGAAATCAGATCCGAGTCGAGAAAAGAGAGATTCAGAGGTCAAACACCTCTCGTCTTGCCCTTATCTGAAGAAGGATATGGAGGTTCTAGAAATATAATTTCACAACAGAGGGATAATTCTGGAACCAGTGAAATTATAGAGCTAGAAAATTTTTCAAGGGAACAAAAGTTTAGTGACCATGTGGATATTCAATCGGATAAGAGAAATTTACGAGGTACTCGGTTTAGCGAAACGGGAACTTCATCCAAACGGCTAGAGTCGTCTTCCGTACCTGAAAAAGGAAGACTTGGGGAGCAAAATCAGTGTAGAAGCCTGGTGAGAGGCAAGGTTTCTCTTGCCCATGTGATCCAGCAGACGGAAGGATCTGCCCAACGCAGTGCATGGACAAAACGGAAGGCGGTATCTATTGCTGAAAAACTCGAGCAAGAAAATTT AAGGTTAGAACCAAGATCGAGAAGCTTGTTATGCTGGAAAGCATCCCGAACAACACGAAGGAAG CTATCACGTTTGAAAATCCGCGCACGAAGACCTCATTCATTACTCAAGTTTGTATCATGCGGAAAGTGTGTTTCATCAAGGTCGCCAAGGTCGTAA